A segment of the Chitinophagaceae bacterium genome:
CGAACAACAATTAGAAAACGGAAAAAGAGGCGATGATGAATCTATGCTCTTAGACGAAGATTTTCTAAAAGCATTAGAATATGGAATGCCTCCAACAGCAGGCTTAGGGATAGGAATTGACAGATTAACTATGATCATGACAAATTCTCACTCCATCCAAGATGTCCTCTTTTTCCCACAAATGAAACCCGAAAAAAAACAACACACCATCACCACAAAAGAATACGAACAAATAGGAATAAGAGCAGAACTTATCCCCCTCATAGAACAATTGAATATGAACACCCCCGAAAATATAAAAAATGCAAAAGAACAAAAACTCTTCCAAGACATGTGCAACATGAGAAAAAAAATGAAACTCCAACACATCTCTCCCCCAACTATAGAAGAAATACAATCATGGATACACTACTTACAAAATAATACATAAATCTTTTAACTCATTTCATACATGGATAGACAACAAATAACAGGACTCATTTTAATAGGAGGACTAACACTATACATCATATTTTTTTCCCCGAAACCCGAAGTCCAAAAGCAAACAAACAACACAGAACAAAAAAATAAAAAAGACAGCACCTCACATCAAAATGATAAAGCCACTCTCTCTCAAAATATACAAGTAGATACTACTCAACAAGCCCTCTTCCGCCAAGAACAATTTGGAATATTCTCCCCCATAGCACATGGAATAGAAAAAGAAATTAACATAGAAAATGAGGACTTACACATCATTTTTTCCAACAAAGGAGGAACTATAAAACAAGTAACCCTCAAAAAATACACTACCTATACAGGAACTCCTCTCATTATCTTTGATGCAGAGAAGTCAATATTTCAAACGCATTTTACCTCATTTAATAAAGCATTTGCATTTACTGACTTCTTTTTTATACCCCAAGAAAAAAAAATAACATCCGACACCACACAAATTATTTTTAGAGCATATATAGATGCACAAAGATACATAGAACAAACCTATACCATACCACAAAAGGGATACCTTATATCTTACTCTCACCAACTCATTGGACTCTCAACAGACGTCTCCCCACAAAATGTTGCAATACATTGGAAAAATAATGTTGCTCATATAGAAAAAGATATAAACGACCTCCGAGCAAGAACATTCATAAACTATTATACTACTGAAGAAGAAAAAGATGAACTGGGCGATAATTCTGTTTCTCTAGAACAAGAATCTATTGATACACCACTGAAATGGATTTCTTTCAAACAAAAATTCTTCTCTACCGCTCTGATACCAAAAGAACCATTTCAATCCGCAGATATTTCTACCAAAGTAGACGAACAAGATCCAAACTCGGCAAAACAAATGATTGCTACTATTCAAATAAATCCTAAAAACTGGACTCAAGAAAAATTTATATGTAACTTGTTTTTTGGACCTAATGAATACAATACTCTCAAAGAAATAGCCCCTGATTTTTCCTCTAATATTGACTTCGGATGGGCAATCCTTAAATGGATAAACAAAGGATTTATGCTCCCCATATTTCATTTTTTAGAAACTATTACTCTCAATCATGGAATCATTATAATAATACTCGTTGTCCTTATACGAATTATTTTATTACCACTCACCTATCATTCTTTTATAGGAATGGCAAAAATGCGTATTCTCAAGCCCGAAATAGACCAAATAAAAGAGAAATATCCCGACGATTTACAAAAACAACAAGTAGAAAACATGAACCTCTATAAGCAGGTAGGAGTAAACCCACTGAGCGGATGTATCCCAATGCTTCTACAACTCCCTATATTATTTGCAATGTTTTACTTCTTTCCTAATATTATAGAACTACGCCAAAAACCATTTCTCTGGGCAGAAGACCTCTCTACTTACGATAGCATCGCATCACTACCCTTTTCTATACCATTTTATGGAAGCCATGTAAGCTTATTTACCCTCCTTATGACCGCTTCCAGCTTACTGCTCACATGGTTCACCAATCAGATGACCACTGTGCAAGGTCCTATGAAAGTACTCCAATACATTGCCCCCATTATGTTTTTAGGACTCTTAAACTCTTACAGTGCAGGACTTTCTTTTTATTATTTTGTTTCGAACATCGCATCTGTAGCACAACAAGAGCTCATAAGAAAACTCATAAACGAAAAAAAAATAAGAAAAAAATTAGATGAAAATAGAAAAAAAAATCAAAACAAAAATAAATCATCTTTCCAACTAAAAATAGAAGATGCAATGAAAAAAGCAAAAGACAAAAAAAATACTAAAGGAGGTTCTAAAAACTGATAGATATAACATACAAACCAATGCACCTATCAACATAGCCCACGTTTTATCACGTGGGCTTTTTTTTGTATGCTCCAAATGAGAACTCCGCTTACAAAATAAGAAAATCATCTATTCCTTTACAAAAATGAGTTAAAAAAATAAAAAACGTTTATAAACGATTACTATCCTTCAGGATTTTTTGCTTTCATATATAATAAAAAAGAGAACCCAAAAGTATGCCTCCACATACCATAATTAAAAAAAATTGAAAGTTAACGCAACCTTTTGTCTTTTATTTCATTTAGAGAGAAAAAAGAAAATATATTTGGTTTTACTATCCAAAACAATACAACAAAACAGAGAAAGGAAGATGGATACGATAGTCCTCTCCCCGCATTTATACCAATGAAAAACTTTAAGATGAGTGTGAGTAATTATTCAGAAGAAACCATTATAAGAGGATGCCAGCAAGGAAAGCAGACATTTCAAACTCTTTTGTATGAAAGATATTCTGCGGTGCTTTTGGGACTTTGCAGAAGATATATAAAAAAGAGTGCTGATGCGGAAGATATAATGATACATTCGTTTGTAAAGATATTTGAAAATATAAAAAAATATACTTTTACGGGCAGTTTTGAAGGCTGGATAAAGCGAATTACTATCAATGAGTGCCTGCAATTTTTGAGAAAAAATAAACTTATTTTTGTAGATATGGATACCCTTCATAAAAACGAAGTGATAGAAGCAGAATATGATAATACAGAATTAGATGAAATGTATCTTTTAGAAATGGTGAACTCTCTCTCTACGGGATATAAGACAGTATTTAATCTGTATGTGATAGAAGGATATACTCATAAAGAAATAGCAGACATATTAGGAATAACAGAAAACACCTCTAAGTCCAATTTGAGTAGAGCCAGAGATATTTTACGAGGAAGAATACTCGCCCAAAAAAAGAATAACCTTATTGTATGACAAAAGATATTTTTGAGAATTATTTACTAAACACTTACAGAACACAATGAAAACAACAGAATTAGATGCTCTTTTGAAAAAAAAACTATCCCAGATAACCATAGTTCCACAAAAAGATTCGTGGATAGCAATCCAAGCCATATTACAGAAAAGACGAAAAAGAAGAGTAGTATATAGATTTGCGGCTACGGCATGTGTTGTAACAATCCTTTCGGGGACTTTTGCATTCTACACCTCCATTAATAGAAGCCCTGAAAACTATGAACATACTATAAGTAATATTCCCACAAGAGAAAAGAGTATTCAAAAAGAAACAATATCAAAAGCGGATAACTCTCCCACAGTAAAAGCAGAAACCCGTAATCCTACTTCAAAAAAAAATATAATTACAACATCAACAACGAATACATCTGCAACACAAGAAGTCTATGAAGCAGGTATGACAAATGAAACAAGAATACAAGTAGATATGGTTTTTTTAGAAAAAAAAATCTACAATCCTTCTCCACCTGAAGTATTGAAAATTTCGCATATTACTCTTTCTCCCATATTTATATCAAAGAACATTTCCACAAAAAAAAGAAATATATGGACAGATATAGTAGTTTTTTTTCAAAAAGCAGAAAACTTTCATCAGAGATATTCTTTTGAAAATATACTCAAACCGAAACAGAAAATACAAATAGAATATGCCTATTTAGTGGAAATAAAAATAAATAAAAAGTATTAAACAAGTATCTAACGCTCTCTTTATATAATAATATATTCATTTCATTAACGTAAACATAAATAAAACAACAGATGAGATTTTTAGAAAATTCAAAAAAGTTACTATTTACAATATATCTTATCCTTTTTTTTGGATTAGTTTCTTGTAAAAAAGATGAAGTTACCACAGAGGTAACAGTAGATGAGGTATCTGTAGGATCAGAATCCGGAATAGATGCTACAATGTTAGAAGTAGACAATACGGTAGAACAATCTTTATCAGTAGATTATGCATCATCTGCAAGAGTAAATGCAGATACTATTACTGCTGATGATATGGTTTTTGGTTCTTGTACTACAAAGAAGTTTTATAGATTACTAGGAAAAAAAATTATCGTATACGATACTATCAGAGGATGTATTGGATATGGAGGCAGAGTAAGAAAAGGAACAATTACTATTGATTATACTCCTAACGCTGCTTATCCTTTGTTTCCTACTCGTTCTGTCACTTTTAAAAATTTTTATATAGATAGTATAAAAGTAGAAGGGACGAGAGTTATTACATTTAAAGGAGCTACCGCAGATTTTCTTACATATACCCATGAAATTTCTTTAAAAAATGGAAAATTTACATGGCCCGATGGAAGTAGTGCTACTCGAGAGGAAACAAAAACGAGAACTTATACTATAAATTCTATAGCAGCTAAACAAGTGACAAAAGTTACTTATTCAGGTGATGTAACTGGAACAAACCGAAACGGAAAAACATACCTTTCTAAAGTTTCAGAGAAAACCCCTTTAATATTTAGTATTGACTGTTTGTCACAGGGAAAACCAGTTTGTACCCAAGGGATTTTAGAACATATAGTAGACGGAACTACTTATTCCATAGATTATGGTAAAGGGGTTTGTGATAACACCGCTATCATAACTGTAAATGGGAAATCAAAAGAAATTACCATAAACACAAAGAAAAAAAAATCATAAATTATTGTTAGAAGAGAGTGTTAGATACTTTTTTATAAATACTTCATAAATAATACTACCAATGAAACAGATAACATATTACATAACCGCCGGTTTACTTTTACTATTGAGCAGTACTCATACAGCCAATTGTTTTTATTATACAGATACTATTATCGTAAAAATAGGAGACAGTAGTCAGATATTTTTTTCTATTCACTCTCAAAAAGATTTTCAAAAAATAAGAGAACAAAATATTAACGAAATACTAGAGAATAGTATGGATTCTACAGATATGAAATTAGTAGAAAAAAATATTATTTCGAATGATACCGAGCAAGATTTTTATGACAATAGAAAACGAAGTGGAAGAAACGAAAAAAAAGGAAATAGAGACCATACATTTTCCATCATAAAAAAAGAGCTTCCTAATGGAAAAAAACACATAACTATTGATTTTAAGAGAAAAGTAAGAATCAATATAATAGGAGATACGTGGGAAGAAGCGGAAGAAGAGTTAGATAGAATATATAAATTTATGAGAATGAGAACACATTGGAAACAATGGTATCCAAAAAACGATAGAAAAAAAGAAAAAAAATACGACCATTCGTTTTATTTTGATTTTGGGATGAATAATTGGATACAACCCAATGGAACACTTCCTCAAAGCAATGGAGAACACTATTCTGTGCGACCTTGGGGTTCTTGGTATGTAGGTCTTACCAGCACTCATTCACATTTGGTAAAAGGACCACTCTATTTTGAATGGGGAATTGGATTTTCTTGGTATAATTGGAAATTTGAAGATCCTTCTACTCAAATTATGAAGCGAAATGCAGATATACTCTTTTACCAAGGCAATCAAAGTAATGAATGGATAAAGAGTAAACTTTCTGCAACATATATACATGCATCTTTCGTACCTGTGATACATATAGGAAATAAAAAAAATATACGGATATATAAAATTGGTTTTGGTGGATATATAGCATATAGAATAGAATCTCATAGCAAAACTATAAAAAAAGTAGAAGGACATAAGCTAACAGATCTTCAGGGTGATGATTTTTATATCAGTAATTTTAGATATGGTTTGAGGGGACAAGTGGGATGGAGACGATTAGATTTTTTTGTAAATTATGATTTGAATCCCGTGTTTTATGAAGATAAAGGACCGAAGCTCAATGCTATAAGCTTTGGAATCACTCTCCATTTATTGTAAGCGGTTCTAAACATTTTTACTGTATAACTTCATTTAGATGCAATATTGTAAGCTCTCTCTTTTATCTTTATAGTAGAAAGCAGGTTCTAAGAACTAAGTTTTTAGAACCTGTCGATACTTTATATAATATATGTTTTAGAAAAGTAATTCGGATTATTTTTTTTAGAGATTTTTTCTTTTTTTATTTGTTCCACAACTATAAGGATACCTCAAAGTTCTCTGCTATTTGGGTAGGTGTGAGTTTTCCTCTTTTGAGAGCTTTTATGATTCTTTCCTCCATCTTTCTTTTTTATACATTATATTGATACTTTCTTTTATAATTTTTACAAATTTTCTCAAACCTTCCAGTCTTCCTCTCTCTGTTTTTTTGGATTTATTGATACACTTATTTAATAACTCACCTTGCGCAAAAATATAATAAAATTTCATACCTTACCTTTTAAAAATCTTACAATAAATTTTTTGAAAATAATTTTTGTGCAATGCCCAAGGTCAGTTATAAAAAGAGTTTCAACGATAATCAAAAATACTTAACGTGAGTTCTTAAAGTCAGTTTTTAGAACCCATCTTATAAAAAAAATAGGGGCATAAAATACGCCCCCATTTAAATATGAAACTTTGACAAACGATTTACAAAACTAATAAAAAAATAATAAATATCAAATATATATAAATTTTCATTAAGTTTTTGTATAAATTATTCAAAATAATTAAAAAAATAATAGAAAATCATCTAAAATTGATTTTTTAGCAATTATATATAAAAATTATCAGATAAAAAGCAAGAAATGAGATAATTATTTATACAAAACGGCTCATTTTTAGAATTATCTACCATATTATTATTGTTGTCTCTTAAAAAAACAAAATGAAGCCCAATTTTTCACAAATAAGTTATGATATGACAAAAGATTATGTGGTAAAAATTCCCCATAATGCTGCTAAATGGAAAAACCCCGAAGGTTTTGATATTCCATGTTGTTTTGATCCAAAATCTATTGAAGGGATAGAGCATTTAGGATATTGTGCGGGATTACCTCCTTATACAAGAGGACCTTATGCAAGTATGTATTGTGTTCAACCTTGGACTATACGCCAATATGCAGGGTTTTCCACTGCAGAAGAGTCAAATAATTTTTATAAACAGAATCTTTCTATGGGACAAACGGGTCTTTCTGTTGCTTTTGACCTACCTACCCATAGAGGATATGATTCTGATAACGAAAGAGTAAAAGCAGACGTGGGCAAAACAGGTGTTGCCATTGATACGGTGGAAGATATGAAGATATTATTTAAAGATATTCCTTTGGATAAAATATCTG
Coding sequences within it:
- the yidC gene encoding membrane protein insertase YidC encodes the protein MDRQQITGLILIGGLTLYIIFFSPKPEVQKQTNNTEQKNKKDSTSHQNDKATLSQNIQVDTTQQALFRQEQFGIFSPIAHGIEKEINIENEDLHIIFSNKGGTIKQVTLKKYTTYTGTPLIIFDAEKSIFQTHFTSFNKAFAFTDFFFIPQEKKITSDTTQIIFRAYIDAQRYIEQTYTIPQKGYLISYSHQLIGLSTDVSPQNVAIHWKNNVAHIEKDINDLRARTFINYYTTEEEKDELGDNSVSLEQESIDTPLKWISFKQKFFSTALIPKEPFQSADISTKVDEQDPNSAKQMIATIQINPKNWTQEKFICNLFFGPNEYNTLKEIAPDFSSNIDFGWAILKWINKGFMLPIFHFLETITLNHGIIIIILVVLIRIILLPLTYHSFIGMAKMRILKPEIDQIKEKYPDDLQKQQVENMNLYKQVGVNPLSGCIPMLLQLPILFAMFYFFPNIIELRQKPFLWAEDLSTYDSIASLPFSIPFYGSHVSLFTLLMTASSLLLTWFTNQMTTVQGPMKVLQYIAPIMFLGLLNSYSAGLSFYYFVSNIASVAQQELIRKLINEKKIRKKLDENRKKNQNKNKSSFQLKIEDAMKKAKDKKNTKGGSKN
- a CDS encoding sigma-70 family RNA polymerase sigma factor produces the protein MSFISFREKKENIFGFTIQNNTTKQRKEDGYDSPLPAFIPMKNFKMSVSNYSEETIIRGCQQGKQTFQTLLYERYSAVLLGLCRRYIKKSADAEDIMIHSFVKIFENIKKYTFTGSFEGWIKRITINECLQFLRKNKLIFVDMDTLHKNEVIEAEYDNTELDEMYLLEMVNSLSTGYKTVFNLYVIEGYTHKEIADILGITENTSKSNLSRARDILRGRILAQKKNNLIV